The genomic segment TAGTGGCGATGCTTGGGTATGGGCAAAGCTGTTTAGCAAGTCAACCCAAAAGCTTCCCTGCCTCGTCACGCGCAGTCATGGACTCGAACACATCGTTCATATCGAAACCCTAGAAGAAGCACAACGGGGAAGCTTGCGCTTGAGCTGGAAATACCCAATCTATCACGGAGGCTTCCGGCTGTGGGAAGTGGCGACTTCTCTGCGCGGTGCTGACTTGGCCTTATTTCTCAATCACCGCGACTTAGATTATGCTGTCGAACAGTTGGGAGTCAAGCCTGAACAAACACGCCTTGTGGCCAATGGAATGCCGGAAGTCTTTCTGAATCTTCCGTTCGATCCAACGCCAGAAGCCAAGGATGCAACGATTGGTATTGCTCAAGTGGGAACGTATATCCCCAGAAAAGGCATTTCTTATAGCGTACCGGCCTTGAACGCAATTCTCGATCGCTATCCCCAAGTCAAGGTGAGCTTATTGGGAACGGGTTGCCCGGAATCACAAGTCTATGCAGACTTCAACCCTGCTGTGCGCGATCGCGTTCTAGTCATCCCGCACTACACCCACGAAAGCTTGCCTACATTGCTGCGGGGACATCACATCAAAATCTTTCCCACCCTTGCCGAAGGATTTGGCTTGGCGCTGATCGAAGCAATGGCTTGCGGTCTAGCTCCCGTGACCACAAAGACACCAGGACCGATGGAAATCGTGCGGAATGGATACGACGCGATCACAATTGCTGTTCGGGACAGTGCAGCGATCGAACAAGCGTTAGAGCGGTTAATCGGCGATCGCCAATACTTGGAGCAGCTGCGGCGCAACGCTCATGCTACCGCACAACGATACAGTTGGACGCGCATCGCTCGGGAAAACCTTTCTTTCTATCAAGAAGCACTCTCTCAGAGGAGGGTTTCCCGATGAAAAGCATTCCCCCGAACTCTAATCAAGGTTCTAGTTTGATTTTGCAGGATAGTGACTTATGAAGCTCTGTATTGTTACGGAAAATGTCATTAAACGTAATGGTCAGGGCAGGGTCAATTACGAGATTGCCTGGGAAGCGTTGCGTCGCGGTCACCCGGTAACCTTGGTAGCAAATCGAGTAGCCCCAGAACTTGAGCAAAACAGCCAAGTCAACTGGATTTTTATTCCAGTCAAAGGAGTGCCGACGCAACTACTAAGCGGCGTTGCATTTGCTTGGCGCAGTGCCAACTGGTTGCGCCAACACCGCCCCACTGTGGATGTAGTCATGGCTAATGGCGGCATCACCTGGGCGCAGGGGGACTTAATCTTAGTACCATTCGTGCATAGCGCTTGGTTGCGCTCACCCTTACATACATCGCGAGTACGTCGAGATTTTTACGGTGCTTATCAGTGGCTCTACACGGCTCTGAATGCGCGTTGGGAAAAAAATGCCTTTCATCAAGCGCAAGTTGTCGTAGCAGTTTCTCACCAAGTCAAGAAGGAATTGTTAGATATCCATGTCCCGGAGGAGAAACTCCGAGTTCTTTGGTGTGGTGTCGATTTGCAGGAGTTTTCACCAGGGTATAGCGATCGCCAAAAATACGATTTGCCCGAGCAAGTTCCACTCGCACTGTTTGTGGGCGACATCCGCATCAATCGCAAGAACTTGGATAGCGTCCTCCGTGCTATGACCCGAACTCCCGAATTGCAGCTGGCTATCATGGCTGCTGAAGATAGCTCTTATCCTCAGCTAGCTACAGAACTCGGCTTAGATACGCGAATCCATTTCTTAGAACCCCAACTTCCTGTTTCAGAGGTCATGCGGGCGGTGGATTTCTTTGTCTTCCCGTCGCGTTACGAACCATATGGCTTGGTTGTCATTGAAGCGATGGCTTCCGGTTTACCTGTAATTACTACGGTAATGACGGGAGCGGCTGAAATCGTGACACCGGACTGCGGAATAGTCTTGTCTGACTCAGAAGACATTGACGCTCTGGCCAAGACACTCAGTACCCTTGTTCATGACCCCGAACTGAGAAAGCGTATGGGTACAGCTGCCCGAAGCGTAGCGGAGCAGCATAGCTGGACGAGTATGGCACAAACCTATGTCGATATATTTGAGGAGCTGAGTAAAAAATGACCGTTACCGTCCTTGTCCCCACTTACCGCCGCCCACAAGACTTGGGGCGTTGCTTGGAGGCACTTCAAAAACAAACTCGACCCGCTGATGAGGTATTGTTGGTCGTTCGCGATAGCGATACGGAAACATGGACGCTCCTCAAATCGCTAAACTTCGATTCCTTGTGCCTGCGTACCGTAGCCGTGAGCGTTCCGGGGCAAGTTGCAGCCCTTAATACCGGTCTGGATGCCGCCCTGGGCGATATTGTTGCCATTACCGACGATGATGCCGCACCTCATACCGATTGGCTAGAACGCATCGAAGCGCACTTCCTAGCAGATAGCCGTGTGGGCGGTGTCGGTGGACGGGACTGGGTGTATCACGGTACCGAACTGGAAAATGGTGCGCGTGAGGTTGTGGGACGGGTACAGTGGTTCGGACGCACCATCGGCGACCATCATTTAGGCGTTGGTGAACCGCGTGAGGTGGAAATCTTCAAGGGGGCGAACATGAGCTTCCGCAAAAGTGCGATCGCCAATATCCGCTTTGACGAGCGCTTGCATGGCGTAGGTGCTCAGGCACACAACGATATGGCATTTTGTCTGACCGTGAAGCGAGTCGGTTGGACGCTGATCTACGACCCAAAAGTGGGCATCGATCACTTCCCAGCACAGCGTTTCGATGACGATCAGCGATACAAGTTTAATCAAGTCGCCATCATCAATGCCGTACACAATGAAACCTTAATCTTGCTAGACTACTTGTCCCCCGTACAACGTGCCGTGTTTCTCCTATGGGCGATATTGGTCGGAACGCGCAGTACGCCAGGTTTCGTTCAATGGTTGCGCTTTCTCCCTCGTGAAGGAGCGTTGGCAGGACAGAAGTTACTCGCCGTTTGGCGCGGACGCTGGCAGGGGTGGCAAACTTGGCGACAGGGCGATCGCAATTCAGCCCCTTTCTCAAGGAAATCCTCTGCCTATAGAAGCGCTCAATGAGTTACACCAAGACACCTTCAAGACGCTCCCCCCTCGGAAGCTTTCGCCTGAGTCTGCAACCCGCTCCGGCTTGGACAGCAATACTAGCGCTCGCTGTTATTACATTGCTGGGAAGTCTGGCAGGTGCTGGCAGCATCATGCGCCTACTTTTTCCATTAGGAGCTTTCGCTGTCGGTGTAATCTTGTATCGACGGTACCCTATCCTCTATCTAGGTTTCGTTTGGTGGCTGTGGTTCCTAACGGCGTGGGTTCGCCGCATCATCGACGTTCGCAGTGGTTGGGTCGAGCCGAGTCCAGTACTGCTGGCACCTTTTTTGGCAACTATAGTAACTGTTGCTACCTTGCTGCGATACCTTCCCAAGTCGTACCGCATAGGGGGTCTACCCTTTGTTTTATCGTTAACGGGTGTAGTCTATGCCGTTCTCATTGGAGTGATTAACAGCAGGTACGGTCTCGATCACACCATTATTAACGTAATTGCAGCGGACAATTTGACTTACACCCTCAGCAACGTCATCTTGAGAGCGCTCGACTGGGCAACGCCTATCCTCTTCAGCTTCCACATCTTTGCCAATTGGCAACATTATCCCGAATACCGCCAAAACATTCAGCGTGTTTTCCGTTGGGCTGTTTTAATCTTGGGCGTTTACGGCCTAGTACAATACCTAATGCCACTGGAATGGGATAGATTCTGGTTGGCCAACGTGGCTGGAGGAAATTTTTCCTTCGGACGCCCCGAACCCTTGGGAATGCGCGTCTTTAGCACCATGAATTCAGCCGCACCCTTCGCGCAAATGATGGTGGCTGGTCTGATTTTAGTATTAGCTGACCAAGGAATTTTGCGGATTTTTGGTGCAGGATTTGGCTTTATATCGTTACTTCTAACGCTAGTACGTGCAGCTTGGGGAGGCTGGATTTTAGGATTTTTAATCTTCAGCTCTTCTCTAAAAGCGAAACTCCAAATGCGCTTAATCGTTACGGTTTTAGCTGTGGGAATTTGTGCCTTTCCCCTAACAGCTGTGGAGCCATTTTCTACAGTCATCACCTCCCGCGTGCAAAGCATCACGAACGTTCAGGAAGATGTTAGCTTTCAAGAAAGAACTGCAAGTTATAATAGAGCGCTAAGTGCAGCTCCCTATCAGTATTTGGGCAATGGATTGGGACTGCCTGGATTAGATAGTGCGTTCCTGGATGTAATTTTGCAAATGGGATGGTTAGGAGGTATTCCCTACTTTGGCGGACTTATTCTAATCTTATTAAAACTACCGCAATGCCTTAAAATAAAATCCGATCCGTTTTTAATCGCAACCACCGCTATTAGTTTCGCTTCATTTGGGATGCTGATTTTTAATAATGTATTTGCTGGCATCCAAGGCGTACTGTTTTGGAGTTTCATCGGTATTTCGTTTGCAGGGCATAAATATTATCAACAGCAACGTACAGCCCCACACACAGAGTCTTTACCAATGAATCTCAATCAATAATTTCCGTCTAGGCAGCAAAACTTCTGAGGAATTTTTATGCATATCGCACTTACTGTAGGTAGTTTTAATCAGTTGGGGGGTATCGAGCGAGTTACGGTTCAGCTCGCCTTGGGCTACCGCTCGCTAGGGCATGAGGTGACTATATTTGCTACCGACTGGGATGCTGTTTACGAAGACCGATTTAACTTTGTAAAAGTCAACGCTCCGGCAAAACCGATGTGGTTGCGGACTTTAACTCTGCCCAAAGAGACAACATGCCTTCTAGAGCGTGGAAACTATGACTTGATTCACGGTCAGGGAACCAGCACGCTCGCATTCGACCTGCTAACGTTTCATACAGTACATGCAGCTTGGCTTAACGTTTCTGTAGCGGAAGAAGGTGCTTGGTCTGTACGGGGGATAGCCAAGCGCGTCTATCCCTTTCATCGGGCAACGATCGCAATGGAACAGCAGCAAGCTCGAACCCACAAAGGCTTGTTTCATGCCTGTTCTCGTGCCGTGCGCGAGGAAGCGATTAAGTCTTACGGCGTCGATCCCGATCGCATTCACGCCGTTCCTTGGGGGGTAGACTTGGAAACATTCCAGCCTAACCCGGATGTCCGCGCTCAAGAACGGGCGAGTTGGGGTGTAGATGACTCGACTCCCGTGCTGCTATTGGTGGCTAACGAGTTTAACCGCAAGGGTCTTGCCGTCCTGCTCGATGCGATCGCGCAATTGGGACGCTCTGACGTGCAGTTAATCGTTGTGGGACGAGGTAACCCGGAACCCTATCTCCCCCAAATCGAGAGCTTAGGTTTAAAGAAACAGGTGCGTTTTTTAGGACATCGCCCTGTCGCTCCCTGCTATCAAGCCGCCGATTTGTTCGTCATGCCCTCAACCTACGAAGGCTGGGCACTGGTCATCGGTGAAGCGCTGGCTAGCGGGTTACCAGTCATCACATCCCGCTTTGCAGGGTCTTCCGATTTAATCGAACACGGAAAAAATGGTCTAATTTTACAAGACCCTCGCAGCGTGGACGAAATCGCGGGTACTTTGCATACAGCACTAGTTCCCGAAACCCGTCAGGCGATGGCGGCGGCGGCTCGTCAGAGCGTTCTGCACACCACTTGGCTCGACGTTAGTCGGCAGCTTTTGGAGTTAGGAACTGGTGTTAAACAAAATCCACAAGCAAGCCCAGCGGCTTGAGTCTCCTTATACCCTGATTCAAATTAATGTCTTCGAGTTAATGTCTTCGAGCAATGGAGCTGGCTCAATGAGACTTTTGATCGTTAGCCATCCCTGCGTTACTCCAATCAACCAGCAATTTTATGCTGAAGTGGAACGGGACACAGGTTGGGAACTGATAATTGTCACGCCTTCCAATTGGGAAAACGAGTATGGCAGCCAAATCGTTGCTGAACGTTGGCATGAGTATCGAGGTCAACTAGTGAATATCCCGGTCTGGAAATCTGGTAATATTCCCCTCCACCTTTATCGCTCAATTTTTATACCACTGTTGAGAGAATTTGAGCCAGATGCCATCTACGTTCATCACGAACCCTATGCTGCTGCTACAGCGCAAGTCTACTTGGCGAATCGTCTGAGTTTGCGTAGACCGATTGGTTTCTATTCAGCACAAAATATTCTCAAGTCCTATCCTCCACCGTTTCGGCAGACCGAGCAAGCAATATTTCACAGCAGCCAGTTTGCGTTTCCCGTATCCCAAAGCGTAGAGCAGGTTTTGCACAAGAAGGGTTGCAAAGAAATGACAACCGTCTTACCCTTGGGGATTGACCCAGAGGTTTATTTTCCTCATCCCCAAGCACAGAAAGTTGCCGATAATTTACGCAGGAGCGAGAAAGAAATCCTTATAGGTTACCTAGGGCGAATTTCAGCGGAAAAGGGGCTTAAAACGCTCCTGTATGCTTTGAAGCAACTCGAAAATCTTTCCTGGCGGTTGATTGTCGTAGGATCTGGCTCTTACGAAGCGGAGTTTGAGGCGATCGCGCAAAATCTCCAGCTACAAGATCGAATTAACCGACTGGGCTACGTTCCTCATGTTGAAGCCCCCCTCTATCTTTCAGCATTCGACGTGCTAGTCTTGCCTTCAGAAACCCGTCCCAATTGGAAAGAACAGTTCGGTCGAGTGATTATTGAAGCGATCGCTTGTGGCACTCCCGTAGTAGGCTCAGATTCAGGTGAAATTCCGTATTTGCTTCAGGCTACGGGTGGAGGTTTAACCTTTCCAGAAGGACAGCCAGACGCTTTAGCCGAAAAATTGAAGCAACTAATTATCAATTCTTCATTGCGCTCGCAATTGGTCGGGCAAAGCAGACCTATTGTCCTACAAAATTACACAAATTCATCATTAGCCCAACGCTTTGCCCAAACGATTGAGAAAGCCGTTCGAGATAAAAATAGGAAGTAGCAGAAGGGGAGAGGGAGAGAAACATTAATAGCGAGATGAAATTTATAGGTAATCTTTATAAGAAGAGGAAATTTTCATGAGTGACCCTGCTGCCGCATCTACCTCTCTTCTATTTGTAGGACTCGGATGGTTTCCCCAGTCGCCTGGGGGAGTGGAAAGATATGTTTACGACCTAACTCGTCAGCTGGTAGCGGGTCAAGATCGAGTTGAATTGTGTGGTGTTGGTTTACCGGAAACTCAACCGGAATCTCTCACCCAACTCACTAACCTCGCTGCACCAGAACGTCCAATTTTGCAGCGTCTTTGGTCTACTCGGCGCAATTTTTTGCAGAGGCAAATGCAACACCCCGATGCCATTAACTTGCATTTCGCCCTGTATAGTTTTCCTCTGATGGATATATTACCCAAAAACGTCCCAATTACTTTTACCTTTCACGGGCCTTGGGCATTAGAAAGTCAGCAAGAAGCGGCAAGTAAGTTGAGTGTTTTGATTAAGCAATCGTTAGTTGAAAAATACGTTTATCGTCGTTGCGATCGCTTCATCGTCCTAAGCAAAGCATTTGGCACTATTTTGCATCAAAACTATCAAGTTCCTTGGAACAAAATCCACATTATTCCCGGTGGCGTAGCTCTAAATCGGTTTCACTCCAACTTATCACGTCAAGAAGCCCGTACCCAGCTTAGCTGGCCTCAAGATCGCGTTATTTTATTTACTCCCCGTCGCTTAGTTAATCGCATGGGACTTGACAAATTGCTGATTGTTTTATCTAAAATCAAGCCAAAGATTCCCGATATTTGGCTTGCGATCGCGGGAAAAGGCCCGTTAAGGGATTCCCTGGAACAGCAAGCTACGGAATTAGGACTGAACGACCATGTCAAATTTCTCGGTTTTTTACCAGATGACCAGTTACCCATAGCTTACCAAGCCGCTGACCTAACGATAATGCCCAGCCAATCGTTAGAAGGATTTGGCTTAGCCATCGTGGAATCCTTAGCGTCCGGAACTCCAGCACTGTGTACGCCAGTTGGGGGAATGCCGGAAGTCATCGCCAATTTCTCTCCCGATTTAATTACTGCTTCTTCTGAGGTAACAGATATTGCAGAACGATTAGAAGCGGCGCTGACTGGAAAAATATTAATGCCGTCTCGAACCGCCTGCCGCGAGTACGCAGTTGCACATTTCGATTGGCAGAACATCACTCAGCAGATTCGACAAGTTTTATTAGCATAAGCCAAGATGTTTATAGCGGTTCTCGATTGAATGCAATACAAGTCGTTCGTAGGCACTAGATATATCGAGTGCAAACCCTTGTGCTGTAAGCCACTGAGAATTGCTCAGTAGGATGATTAAGAAAGTTAAGCTATCTTAGAGGGTGACATCGTGAAAAATTAAACCCACATCTTGCACCCGAATCAATGTTTGATTCATCTTTGTGCGATCGCCCAATTCCCGAACATCCTTTTTTCATCGATTGGTTGAGGTTTGAATGGCTCAACAAACCTCTGCTAATAGTTCTAATTCTCTTAGCTTTCCTCGGTCTTGGCTGGGTTATTTACAATACGCGATGGAGACGTTGGTTCAAGAGTCCAAAAGTAATTGCCTTGTTGTTTGTTGGCACAGCAACTCTACCACTATTGGTTGTCTTTTTAGCAGTTAAAGGACTCGTTGTATTTCTTCCACCTGATCCGGGCACACAAACCGAGGCAATTGTCATATTGGGGCGAGGCCCCTTACTTGAGAGACAACGACTCGATCTGGCTGCCGAACTATGGCAAGCTAAACGAGCACCGCTAATTTTTGCTAGCGGTAGGGGTGATGCTGACAGAATGGTTGAGCAACTGGAAAAAACAGGCATTCCTCAGCGTTCGCTAGATGGTGAAACTTGCTCGTTAACCACCTGGGAAAATGCCATTTTCACATCAGCCATCCTACAAGCGCGAGGGATTCGGCGAATTCTGTTAATTACGGACTCGCCGCATATGTTGCGATCGCTACTGGTATACCGCGCTAATGGTTTTACCGTGATTCCCCGTACAAGTGGCATACCCTCTTTCTTTTACGGCAAGAGAGGAAAAGCCTTTCTTTACCTAAAAGAATACCCAGGACTCATCAGTTATGCCCTACGAGGACTATTTGATCCGCAGCGATCACCTCAACCAGATAGTCCCGATCTCGCAAACTTATTACGAGACGCTCAACAATACGGTCAATTGGGAATTGGCACAGGAGAAAGATAAAGTTTTTTCCTTTTCCCTTTACCCCTTTCTTCTCTCCTTTTAAAAACTTTCCTGAACCGTAAGCAGATAAGGATAATCCGTAGCCGTTAGAGTGAGCGTGAGACTATCTGCACCTTTGCTGTTAATCACAACAGGGACATCTCTATCATTGATGGGATCGTAGGCACTGATAGACGCACCCTCACCAACAAGTCCTTTGATTTGCAGCGTAAATTCTTCCGGCCGCAAGTCCTTCATGATATCGCGAGTCATCACGTAATAGGGGATGACGAACCGCTTGGGGTTGACTTGAAACGGAAGGAAGGCAAACACGTCGCGATTATAGAGATTGGGGTGTTCGGCAGTACCTCTACCTTTAAACTGGTAGTGATCGTGAGTATCGCTGAGCGAAATAACTTGCAACTGACGGGTATCTTTTAGATTGGAGTCAACTTGCTGGCTCATTAGGGTAACGATGCGATTGAGTGTGGCAAGTGTTGGGGAGGTGTAGGACGTATCGTCAGTTGGGTAAGTGGCGTTCGGTTGCTCGGCATACTTGAGGAAATTCTCTTTAACAATGGCTAGCGCTTTATCTTCTCCCCCCGTACTGTACAGGTAGAGTTGGGTAACTCCTTTGTTTAAAAAGAAACAGTAATAACGAGCCGCTGATTTTGCCTTGATTTGAAGTGCACGTTCCGCCGTGACGTTAGAATCGATCTCCACTGGATTCATGTTAACTTCCGTAATCCACACGGGAGTCGGAACAACTTTGCCATTGGTTTCTCTTGCAAAGCGTCCGTGTTTAACTCCTTGAATGTCTGATGTAATCGGCCCCATCTCGCGAACAATTGTCTCAGTCTGTATGGCTGTAGCAAAGTACTCCGGAAATACTGCTGAGTATGTTGGAATGAATCCCGATTTATCTTCTTGATAGAGTGCATTAATTCGTCTACTTCCTTTATCATCTTCCGGGTAATCTTGCCGATTTGTAGCATAAGGATGCTTACTAATAGCAGCAACTCGTATTGGAGTTGTACTCGATGCAGGCCAGGGAATTGTGTTAGCAATGCCATCAGTCAACTGTACGCCCCGAAAGTCATCGGGATGAGCCTCTGCATAGGCGGCTGTTTCTTTAATTAAGTCGCCAAAAATACTGTTTTCGTCATACTCATAAAGCTTTGGCTCATAGTAACTATTGACGAAAAGGAAGTAAGATCCGAATGAGAGTTCGTTCCAAATCTCTATGTCAAAGCCTTTGTCTGATGCTTGCGTCGTTCCTAAAACCTCAGCGACAAACTTGGCTACCGTACCCACATAATTCTGCCATGCTGTGATTGTCGTCTTATAGTCTTCGGTGTCAGGTGGGGAAAAAGGGCGGTATTTGAGCGTGGCGATGATAACGTTGGTTCCTGCCTTTATATCTTTTGGTAGAGGCTTAGAAAGCGTGAGAGTGTTGCCGCTAATTTTTGTAAATATCCATCCAGCAGCCTTGTCGTTATCCAGATAAGAAAGACCGCTATAGCCAGCTTTGAGTCCACTGGTATCATTTAACTGAACAGTACTATCGCCGGCACGAGCATCCGCTGCTAGGGGACGCTCGACCAACTTAGTAGGACAAGGCTGACCATGATGTGAATTCACCAGAATGAGAGGACGTATTTTGTATTTTTTTAGAGCTAGAAGTTGGGTACGAAAATTAGCCGCACTAGAGGTGACTATTTTTGTTTCGTCGTCAAAATCGAGGTGATTCCAGCTAATTTCAAGACGCACTCGACGAATACCATTCTTAGCAAGCATTTGTGCAATCAATTCTTGGTTAGCCGAACTGCTTCCCAACCCATTGATACCAATGCCATCGAGAAATGTAATAGCAGGAACTGTTTCCAAGTAAGCACGCCAAGGCTGTAGCCAGTGAGAATGAGAGCCAAACGGAACACTGGTAAACTGTTCGGGGTTAGTATAGGGAGCCGTTAACGTTCCTGCTGGAGATTTTGTACAGGTCACAGTCAAAACTAGGGCGACAGTTGCTAAAATAATCCGCTGAATTTGTTTTCTCATCTTTGCTTTCCTCAAATATCAAATGATTGACTCATTGAAAGCAACCGCTTTTGCCTATATATTTCACTGAAATAGGCAACTAGGGCAACGGCTGATGTTCCTCCACAATCACTTTTTGTAACAAGCAGCCAAAGCAGATACTACTATTTCTATCCAGCCTTTGCTAGTGTTTTGTCTCAAAATAAAAATTAATTTTCTACTGAGCAGTATACAGACCTGGTATGAACATCTACTCAGCTACTTCACTTCTAGGTAACAAAACGAGTTCTAGAGGGGAGCCAGAATTTTGATTGTTAGGCTCTGATTATAAGTCATATAAATTGATTTAAATTTTAATGTAAAATATTTTAAAAAATTCAAGCGCAGCGATTACATGATTAGTTGTGATAGAGCCATGAAAATTCTATTCTTAGATCAAAGCG from the Microcoleus sp. AS-A8 genome contains:
- a CDS encoding glycosyltransferase family 4 protein, yielding MHIALTVGSFNQLGGIERVTVQLALGYRSLGHEVTIFATDWDAVYEDRFNFVKVNAPAKPMWLRTLTLPKETTCLLERGNYDLIHGQGTSTLAFDLLTFHTVHAAWLNVSVAEEGAWSVRGIAKRVYPFHRATIAMEQQQARTHKGLFHACSRAVREEAIKSYGVDPDRIHAVPWGVDLETFQPNPDVRAQERASWGVDDSTPVLLLVANEFNRKGLAVLLDAIAQLGRSDVQLIVVGRGNPEPYLPQIESLGLKKQVRFLGHRPVAPCYQAADLFVMPSTYEGWALVIGEALASGLPVITSRFAGSSDLIEHGKNGLILQDPRSVDEIAGTLHTALVPETRQAMAAAARQSVLHTTWLDVSRQLLELGTGVKQNPQASPAA
- a CDS encoding YdcF family protein; amino-acid sequence: MFDSSLCDRPIPEHPFFIDWLRFEWLNKPLLIVLILLAFLGLGWVIYNTRWRRWFKSPKVIALLFVGTATLPLLVVFLAVKGLVVFLPPDPGTQTEAIVILGRGPLLERQRLDLAAELWQAKRAPLIFASGRGDADRMVEQLEKTGIPQRSLDGETCSLTTWENAIFTSAILQARGIRRILLITDSPHMLRSLLVYRANGFTVIPRTSGIPSFFYGKRGKAFLYLKEYPGLISYALRGLFDPQRSPQPDSPDLANLLRDAQQYGQLGIGTGER
- a CDS encoding O-antigen ligase domain-containing protein is translated as MSYTKTPSRRSPLGSFRLSLQPAPAWTAILALAVITLLGSLAGAGSIMRLLFPLGAFAVGVILYRRYPILYLGFVWWLWFLTAWVRRIIDVRSGWVEPSPVLLAPFLATIVTVATLLRYLPKSYRIGGLPFVLSLTGVVYAVLIGVINSRYGLDHTIINVIAADNLTYTLSNVILRALDWATPILFSFHIFANWQHYPEYRQNIQRVFRWAVLILGVYGLVQYLMPLEWDRFWLANVAGGNFSFGRPEPLGMRVFSTMNSAAPFAQMMVAGLILVLADQGILRIFGAGFGFISLLLTLVRAAWGGWILGFLIFSSSLKAKLQMRLIVTVLAVGICAFPLTAVEPFSTVITSRVQSITNVQEDVSFQERTASYNRALSAAPYQYLGNGLGLPGLDSAFLDVILQMGWLGGIPYFGGLILILLKLPQCLKIKSDPFLIATTAISFASFGMLIFNNVFAGIQGVLFWSFIGISFAGHKYYQQQRTAPHTESLPMNLNQ
- a CDS encoding glycosyltransferase family 4 protein, with product MKLCIVTENVIKRNGQGRVNYEIAWEALRRGHPVTLVANRVAPELEQNSQVNWIFIPVKGVPTQLLSGVAFAWRSANWLRQHRPTVDVVMANGGITWAQGDLILVPFVHSAWLRSPLHTSRVRRDFYGAYQWLYTALNARWEKNAFHQAQVVVAVSHQVKKELLDIHVPEEKLRVLWCGVDLQEFSPGYSDRQKYDLPEQVPLALFVGDIRINRKNLDSVLRAMTRTPELQLAIMAAEDSSYPQLATELGLDTRIHFLEPQLPVSEVMRAVDFFVFPSRYEPYGLVVIEAMASGLPVITTVMTGAAEIVTPDCGIVLSDSEDIDALAKTLSTLVHDPELRKRMGTAARSVAEQHSWTSMAQTYVDIFEELSKK
- a CDS encoding glycosyltransferase family 4 protein, with amino-acid sequence MSDPAAASTSLLFVGLGWFPQSPGGVERYVYDLTRQLVAGQDRVELCGVGLPETQPESLTQLTNLAAPERPILQRLWSTRRNFLQRQMQHPDAINLHFALYSFPLMDILPKNVPITFTFHGPWALESQQEAASKLSVLIKQSLVEKYVYRRCDRFIVLSKAFGTILHQNYQVPWNKIHIIPGGVALNRFHSNLSRQEARTQLSWPQDRVILFTPRRLVNRMGLDKLLIVLSKIKPKIPDIWLAIAGKGPLRDSLEQQATELGLNDHVKFLGFLPDDQLPIAYQAADLTIMPSQSLEGFGLAIVESLASGTPALCTPVGGMPEVIANFSPDLITASSEVTDIAERLEAALTGKILMPSRTACREYAVAHFDWQNITQQIRQVLLA
- a CDS encoding glycosyltransferase family 4 protein, whose translation is MKILLTVHHHLDTNAGISGVTWRLGEEYKKLGHDVQYYTYDTNLPRRLSGLAKSIIFPEFTAFHISALAKQQALDVVDASSGDAWVWAKLFSKSTQKLPCLVTRSHGLEHIVHIETLEEAQRGSLRLSWKYPIYHGGFRLWEVATSLRGADLALFLNHRDLDYAVEQLGVKPEQTRLVANGMPEVFLNLPFDPTPEAKDATIGIAQVGTYIPRKGISYSVPALNAILDRYPQVKVSLLGTGCPESQVYADFNPAVRDRVLVIPHYTHESLPTLLRGHHIKIFPTLAEGFGLALIEAMACGLAPVTTKTPGPMEIVRNGYDAITIAVRDSAAIEQALERLIGDRQYLEQLRRNAHATAQRYSWTRIARENLSFYQEALSQRRVSR
- a CDS encoding glycosyltransferase family 4 protein, giving the protein MLNKIHKQAQRLESPYTLIQINVFELMSSSNGAGSMRLLIVSHPCVTPINQQFYAEVERDTGWELIIVTPSNWENEYGSQIVAERWHEYRGQLVNIPVWKSGNIPLHLYRSIFIPLLREFEPDAIYVHHEPYAAATAQVYLANRLSLRRPIGFYSAQNILKSYPPPFRQTEQAIFHSSQFAFPVSQSVEQVLHKKGCKEMTTVLPLGIDPEVYFPHPQAQKVADNLRRSEKEILIGYLGRISAEKGLKTLLYALKQLENLSWRLIVVGSGSYEAEFEAIAQNLQLQDRINRLGYVPHVEAPLYLSAFDVLVLPSETRPNWKEQFGRVIIEAIACGTPVVGSDSGEIPYLLQATGGGLTFPEGQPDALAEKLKQLIINSSLRSQLVGQSRPIVLQNYTNSSLAQRFAQTIEKAVRDKNRK
- a CDS encoding glycosyltransferase family 2 protein, with amino-acid sequence MTVTVLVPTYRRPQDLGRCLEALQKQTRPADEVLLVVRDSDTETWTLLKSLNFDSLCLRTVAVSVPGQVAALNTGLDAALGDIVAITDDDAAPHTDWLERIEAHFLADSRVGGVGGRDWVYHGTELENGAREVVGRVQWFGRTIGDHHLGVGEPREVEIFKGANMSFRKSAIANIRFDERLHGVGAQAHNDMAFCLTVKRVGWTLIYDPKVGIDHFPAQRFDDDQRYKFNQVAIINAVHNETLILLDYLSPVQRAVFLLWAILVGTRSTPGFVQWLRFLPREGALAGQKLLAVWRGRWQGWQTWRQGDRNSAPFSRKSSAYRSAQ